Proteins from one Octopus bimaculoides isolate UCB-OBI-ISO-001 chromosome 19, ASM119413v2, whole genome shotgun sequence genomic window:
- the LOC106877011 gene encoding EF-hand domain-containing family member C2 — protein MPAWVAFDRQVLSFNAYYQESVQELKEETYRIHECMIYYHLEDDTIEVFNIKRKNSRLNQGTIIRRHRIPKPSPHASEFYSLEDLNIGVEINFYGKVFKIVNCDHFTYKFLYKSGVKIPNPGHIPEDPYTKFRKTLEEEQLPLRPYKRIDTLKQFLEHDTHVLRFFCVWDDTASDFGVVHNCTLFYFLADDTIEIREVFSPNSGNDMSPILVKRGKLPKGENYVHFPGKVCDRTLLNVFGSLHKEGRYIYDGLQTGEVTIPYYGAGDLQFGNIISVYGRPFKLCDCDEFTKNFYRTKYGIVDFTPIKEKETLIEPIQYTCPPYNGFGNEEETLQNCNKIVIQSRPANFMQFLKYDKDGLDRRVLCFLAKMLTKECSVSEQDFIINYYLADDTIQITLKGETNSGVKTGIFLGRARVKLPNQQKFNIEPTKYYCAKDFNIGAVVELNHYVYRIIDADENTFKYMETHPEEFPQADIRKIVQKLKDSVKVGEEQLTKQFLFRDPGSSDYVTFQDMIDILCKCAPGNLSEHELITIGRFFKYEEPSLDKCPELVIMLTQEQLRKAGFEDMKDLLKSCLHEDRDRTGKIPATSLRCIMLSHNIPLKKYLLEELIEKFPKDDNGKIFYDELLKCIDWQERPQAIQVTQLVDPSLLKSPSSKVVIEKINYRTLLSNMYPPNHDVCDLQCNEKTQEATQPQSN, from the exons ATGCCAGCGTGGGTTGCTTTTGATCGACAGGTGCTCAGTTTTAATGCTTACTATCAAGAGTCCGTTCAGGAACTAAAAGAAGAGACGTATCGTATTCACGAGTGCATGATCTATTACCATCTTGAAGATGATACCATTGAAGTAttcaatattaaaagaaagaacagTAGACTCAACCAAG GTACAATTATTCGCAGACATCGCATCCCAAAGCCATCACCACACGCCAGCGAGTTCTATTCTTTAGAAGACTTGAACATCGGAGTGGAAATCAACTTCTATGGCAAAGTTTTCAAGATTGTTAACTGTGACCACTTCACTTATAAGTTCTTGTACAAGTCTGGTGTGAAGATCCCAAATCCAGGCCATATACCAGAAGATCCATACACAAAATTTCGCAAAACT TTAGAGGAGGAACAGCTGCCATTACGTCCATACAAGAGAATCGACACTCTGAAACAGTTTTTGGAACACGACACCCATGTCCTTCGTTTCTTTTGTGTCTGGGATGATACAGCAAGTGATTTCGGCGTGGTCCATAATTGCACCTTGTTCTATTTCTTAGCTGATGACACCATAGAAATCCGGGAGGTCTTTTCTCCAAACAGTGGCAATGACATGTCCCCTATATTAGTGAAACGAGGCAAACTGCCAAAG GGAGAAAACTATGTCCACTTTCCAGGAAAGGTGTGTGACCGCACTCTACTGAATGTTTTTGGATCCCTGCACAAAGAAGGTCGATACATTTATGATGGTTTACAG ACAGGGGAAGTAACAATTCCTTACTATGGAGCTGGAGATTTGCAATTTGGAAACATCATCAGTGTTTATGGGCGTCCCTTTAAGCTCTGTGATTGTGATGAGTTCACTAAGAATTTCTACAGAACAAAATATGGAATTG TTGATTTTACTccgattaaagaaaaagaaactctcATTGAGCCAATACAGTATACTTGTCCCCCATATAATGGTTTTGGCAACGAAGAGGAGACCCTTCAAAACTGCAACAAGATTGTCATACAGTCAAGACCAGCAAACTTTATGCAGTTTCTGAAATATGACAAGGATGGTTTGGACCGTCGTGTGTTGTGTTTCCTAGCCAAAATGTTAACAAAGGAATGCAGTGTTTCTGAGCAAGATTTCATCATCAATTACTATTTGGCAGATGATACGATTCAAATTACTTTGAAGGGTGAAACAAATTCAG GTGTGAAGACTGGGATATTTCTCGGACGAGCTCGAGTCAAGTTACCTAATCAGCAAAAATTCAATATAGAACCCACAAAATATTACTGTGCCAAGGACTTCAACATCGGAGCTGTCGTGGAGCTGAATCATTATGTCTATCGAATCATCGATGCTGATGAGAACACTTTCAAATACATGGAGACTCATCCAGAGGAG TTTCCACAGGCAGACATCAGAAAAATAGTACAGAAACTCAAAGACTCAGTGAAGGTGGGAGAGGAACAGCTGACAAAGCAGTTCCTGTTTCGAGATCCAGGGAGCTCAGACTATGTGACGTTCCAAGATATGATTGACATCCTGTGTAAGTGTGCACCGGGCAACCTCAGCGAACACGAACTCATCACGATTGGTCGATTCTTTAAATACGAGGAGCCTTCGCTGGACAAGTGTCCGGAGTTGGTCATCATGTTGACCCAAGAGCAGCTGAGAAAGGCTGGGTTTGAAGACATGAAAGACCTGCTTAAAAGCTGTCTTCATGAAGACCGGGACCG AACTGGTAAAATTCCTGCTACTAGTTTAAGATGTATCATGTTGTCTCATAATATTccactgaaaaaatatttattggagGAACTTATTGAGAA GTTCCCTAAAGATGATAATGGAAAGATATTTTATGATGAGCTTCTCAAATGTATTGACTGGCAGGAAAGGCCTCAAGCAATTCAGGTTACCCAACTGGTTGACCCATCTCTGTTGAAGAGCCCTTCGTCTAAAGTTGTTATAGAAAAAATCAACTACCGAACATTGCTGAGTAACATGTACCCACCAAATCATGACGTCTGTGATCTGCAATGTAATGAAAAAACTCAGGAAGCCACACAACCACAATCGAATTAA